The DNA region ACAGGAGCTTTATCCACATCCACGATGTAGATGGACGCCATGTTGCTCAGGTCATGGGCGGTTTTTGACAGCTACAAAAGAACACAAAGAAGCAAGCTAACATGTTTGTTTCCGGTGGCAAATAATATCAAAAATACTTACAATCTCATCTAGCTGGAGACAAACGGAGTCTTCGTCCCTCCCAAACCTCAAAACAAGCACCTTTTCTGCCACCTCCTTAATAACATCATCTATGTCTTTTTTGCAGGTCAATTTAGGCAAAAATAAACTCATTTTCAGCTTGAGTGAAGCTGGACTGCCCGGAAAATGAAGCCGTGTGCAAGTGCAACGCCGTAAAAGTTCCGTGTGGACAGCATGGCGCATTATTTGTTTGCGTGTGTGTATAGTTTAAAATGCATGGTGAGTAAAATCCGTACAAACATAATATTTGAAGGTGTATTACACCTAATATTATGTGAAAATAAAACTGCAGTATTTTGTTGAACTGTAATTTTAAATGTCGAAAATATAAACAAACGTTATTGTTTCTTTCCGGAGGAGGAAGCCATGTGTAAGTGCAGCGCCGCAAAAGTTCCGTGTGGACAGCATGACGCaatatttatttgtgtgtataGTTTAAAAgccataaaaatatatttgacgGTACATTACACCTAAtattgttgtcctctgtgttttttgaatacattttgatttctattcactgttttaattggtttttccttttaaaatcgtttttaatcatatttatttttattttgtttttatatttatttatttattttgtttttattcagtcattggtggagctaaggataatatttgaatattgtttttagtcttgttgtgcagcactttggaaacatttttgttgtttgaatgtgctatataaataaagtggataggATTGGATAATATTAAGTGACGATGAACACTACCGTATTATGGTTGTAAcgtaattttaaatgtaaaaaatggtgcattatttgtgtgtgtatagttTGAAATGCATGGCGAGTCAAAGCCgtacaaaaataatatttgacGGTGTATTACACGTAATATTATGTCAAGATGAAGCTGAAGTATTTTGTTAATCTgtcattttaaatgtaaaaaaaaacaaaaaacactgttGTTTCTTTCCGGATGAGGAAGCCGTGTGTAAGTGCAACGCCGTAAATGTTCCGTGTAAACAGCATGGcgcattatttatttatgtgtgtatagtTTAAAATGCATGGCGAGTCAAAGCCGTACACAAATAATATTTGAAAGTATATTACACGTAATTTTATGTGAAGATGAAACTGCAGTATTTTATAATACTGTAATTTTAAATGTAAGTAATACAAACGCTGTTTCTTTCCGGAGAAAGGAAGCCGTGTGTAAGTGCAATGCCGTAAAAGTTCCGTGTGGACAGCATGGcgcattatttatttgtgtgtatcGTTTAAAAGACTTACTGTGAGTCGAAGCCGTAAAACATACTTGACGGTACATTATACTTAACATTAAGTGGCGATGAACACCGCAGTACTATGGTTATAATGTAattttgaatgtaaaaaaataataatacacaaacTATGTTGTTTCCTTCCGACTTAATATAATGTGACACCTCAAACAACGTGACCTCGCCAACGGTGAATGAGCGGTGATATACTCTGCCAATATTTATATGAACTATTTGTCAACTGTAAGGGACACGTTGACATACGTTTGTACTATCATGACAGTGTGAAAAGGTTAAAATAATCGGCTTGTTGTTTTCGCTGTGGTTGCATCTGATATCATTATTTCGACATGTTGCGACATCTCGTATCGACATCTTGTTTGTACAAAGTATGGAAAAGCACTAATTATGTGTTATCCCGTGTCATCACGCAAGGAGCAACCAGGGTTTCGCCGCTCCTCGGTGCCTGCCATCCCCACTACGCCCTATGTCGTCCCTCCAGTACCGAGAGTCCACAGAAACAGGATGACTTGGACTTGGACAAATGGAAATCAGTCATGAAGTCCCAAGCTTGTGCAGCTGagaaggaggacgaggaggatgCGAGTGACGATGAGCAAACTGACGGGGATGGTCCGAACAACAGTCTGGAGGCCACTCGGGAGATGGTTGCGTTGTGGCGTCTATCTAATCGGCGGGTACCTCAGGAGATGACGGATGAGCAGTTAACGGAACTGGCAAAACTCACCACAAAGTCTGCGAGAAAGACTTTCCTCAAGTTCCTGGTCATCAAGGAAGGTCATAAAAAAGCGCGCAAGGAGAAGCAGCAGCAGAAGGCGGAGGCGAGGGAAGCCTCGCTCAAGCAGAAATTAGAACAAGACGGGGAAGAGAAAGAATGCAGGAACACATTCCTTCTCCAGTTCTGGAGCCGGAGCTTGGACCGTTTTCTGGGCTGGAGGAGCGTCCAGGCCATGCGGTTTAACCAGCCTCTGGTCTTGGACATGAGCTACGAGTCCAGCATGTCCAGGCGGGAGATTGTAAACACGGTCTCCCAGCTGATGGAGCTGGAAGGCTGGAACAGACGCGACAACGAGCCCTACCATCTACACTTCTGCAACCTCCAGCCGGACGGAGCCTACATGGCGGAGCTCGTCAAGCGCTACGGCGCGAGCACCTGGGAGCGCCTGCTTATCACCAGCACGGACCGCCAGGCGGTGGACCTGTTCCCCGCCGACCGCCTCGTGTACCTCACCGCAGATTCCCCCAACGTGCTCCGCAAATTTGACCACTCCAAAGTCTACATCGTCGGCGGCCTGGTTGACCGGTCCATCCTCTCCGGCGTGTCTTTAGCCAACGCCAAGCGTCAGAAGCTGGCCACGGCCCGACTACCGCTGGACGAGTTCCTCAACTGGGAGATGGGCGCCAAGAACCTGACGTTGGACCAGATGATCCGCATCATGTTGACCATCAAGGAGACGGGGAAATGGGAGGAGGCGCTGAAATTTGTGCCGAAGAGGAAGCACACGACCGATCTGGCGTCTGGAGAGAACGGGAACAGGTCTGTGCAACCCAAGGGGCAAATGAGTAAAAATACTTTCAGACGTGAGGAACTCGGTACGTTTAAATCCCAGAGGAAGCCTGGCGTCAGTTGGACGGACAAAGCAAGAATCGGAGAAAAATCAGCAGAACCGAGAGTACGGATGTCTCTCAAGAGCAGCATGGAAGCGAGACGTGAAGGCAGAAGCAAGTTATGGTGGGAGGattcatgaacacatttacaaagTCAAAGCTcagccaataaaatactggaatcaTTTGTTTATACGTTTTTGCAAAGCACTCACCCGAATACTTTATTGTCAAAGAATGCTTTACAGATGGAATAAGAaattattaagggtgtaacggtacctgtatttgtattgaaccgtttcggtacgggggttccggttcggttcggaggtgtaccaaacAAGTTtctacacggacatattaagtagcgtaccgcacgttgtgtaaacaatgcacaccgaggcacaacacacggcatgctagccacgaccgggctacgatagactgatcatacgtcctcttttcaccggacatgtcctcttttgcggagctgtcagggcggagtttcttaaatgcctcaaatgtccggcattttgagttaggattgcgtgtattttcaatgtacgttcagggttaagaaggggttaaaaacaaaacaaattgcgcgcgcagcagcattggtgagggaggggcagagagcgagagagttatgataaacgcgcatgcgtcgccaggctctgctttttatccatagatttatcagatttaatgttttattatctatagcaggggtgtcaaaagtgtgccccggaggccatttgcgacccacagctaatgttttaaaggcccacggcacattctaaaaatactattaaaataaacaaaaacataaaaaaggtgacatgtaatttagaaaaagttgcaatgttgactaataaaacaaagctggttttttttctttcaaactgtcattgctcaaaacataatattgaatcaaaatcaatgttattatgaattattgacctatccaaggttccgattacttcacatcaaatattccactaagaaaaatattttttggtggaagatttatcaaatttggtaaataaataaccaaaaaatttatattttgttgttttcttactgtaccgaaaatgaaccgaaccgtgacctctaaaccgaggtacgtaccgaaccaacatttttgtgtaccgttacacccgtaGAAATTACACATCTTTATAGTTAGTTAGCTAAATACAAATTCAAGTTTACTCGGAAGTGGACTTTAACTTTCAACTCCTTTAACCGGGGATGCCCAAAGTTTTTCCACTGaaggccacagactgacaaattaaaaggatgcgggggccattttggtagttttcacctttcaAACCAGTGCAATATATGCACTTTTTCACAAAACTCGAAAACGCAATTTCGGTAGAAATTTTGTAGTATGAATGCCAAAGAGCTTAaaatgaactgaaatgctaacagttctcgacgctatctggccagcgtcGAGTAACTAAAAAtatgagctaaaaaagctagtatgctaacaatagcattagTGAGCTGTGTGCCTGTTAAATTAGcttgaaaaagctagcatgctaaaatactaacaaacatcaagtaccaaaatatattactccgcGTTGTATACCTGAACATTGTTAAAAATGCTAACATCAACTACCAAAATATGCCTCTTGTATATacctttaaaattattttaaaagctagcttactaacattaccatgctaaaagGTAGCAAGTAACAAAATTGACGCTCGGATGTATACctgcaatatttgcaaaaaaaaagaaactatTACGCTAACATAAGAATGCTAACAATTTTTTCCGCAGGCCATTAAAACAATAGCTACGGGCTGTgattggcccccgggccgcactttgggcacccctgccttACATAAAAGCATTTTATGATGTAGCAGACAATAAGCACGTCATTATGACTTGCAATCATAAAACCATCTCAGAACAAACAGTACAAAAGATGCTGAATTGGGACCACTGACGCCACTTGTGGCTTTGAAATGATTTGTGCACCAAAATTCAAAAAGCAAAATTTTAAATTCAGTGTTTTGTCATAAATACAtctattcataaactcaggatatGTTCAATAGTTGTTCATCCAAACATTTAAGGATAAgtcctaaaagtaaaaaaaaaagttgcaaattCTCATAAAAAACCCTGGTATGACATAATGCTTATTATAATATATAGTAGGGCTGCAGTCTGTTCCATTGATCCAGTAATCGAATACAACACACTTTAAAGCATGAATGCGTATTTTAGgtgaaataaacaaaaatgttCTTGCTTGCCATAAACTTGATTCAGTCTTCTAATAAATGCATATCATCATTGAAATTGCCCTTTTaaatagttaaaataaaaaaaaagatcacagcacccacacaccaccactCTCATGAACGCTCTATTGCAGCGCGTACGCGGAGACTACGTTTTTGTTATAAAGTTACAGGCACTCAATGTGGTCCGATTTTCATCCATTTCTAATAGTCATACTCATTAAAAACTTCTACGAATATTTGGATCAAATATTTTTTACTAGTCAAATTAATCATTGCCGCCTTAACATAATATAACACTTCAGTTCACACAATTCTTCCTAAATGTCAGAGATCaaaagtgtccaaagtgcggcccgcagctcgagTTTTATTGGCCTGCAACATgttgtcgggggggggggggggaaactgtAAAAAAGTTCAGCAAAAAAGCTGAAAATGTAATACAAAACTTGAAAGTCTAAGTATGTGggtgacattttgatattttttttaatttgtaaaaataaatgaatgctaCAAACACACTATATATCAAAACTTagtgttagctttgtgttataggtcagggttccccaacctttttctcACCGGGGACCgtattaatgtatgcattattttcacggaccgcctttgtacgtgtggcagataaaaacagccaaCAAATTAGctccaatctggcacattaacattctATATGtctattaatgtgcattgtcccatgtactataacaaaggagttgtaatatacaactataaacaagcttattggtgtgtttagtgggacaggcgaaagttaagtcagagaaaatgcggtagtttataaattaattcatgtttctgtgcggcccggtagcaaatgtgtcatggaccggtggttggggaccactcttATAGGTGACAAATTGTATTGTTAGTATCAAAAGGCCATCTTTTTCTCTTTACATTGTTGTTTCCCTCTTTTTTTTTACGTCAGTATGTTGCGGGCCAACAAAACTGGAGCTTAGGTCTGCAAAtgacgcactttggacaccccagaaATAATGAAAGTACACTTCGTCACCTATAGCACGAGTTTTGTCTTAAATATGTCATCTGTTTATATGTAATATGTCTGTTTCCAGCAtttattttaaacaaaataaaacaatatcaaaatggcccccgtatacTTTGACTTTTCGTTATGCCGCGcttggtcaaaaagtttggaaaccCCTGTCATAGATGATAGTATGTACAGTATTGCCCTAAGAAAATATAAATGATCAGGGAAAATTTGATGACATTTTTGACCTAAAGTACAAACACTCTCATCCGTGACCTCAGACACTTTGGACAGCACGTGTTGTTGGCATTTAAAATACAGCAAATGGGTTATTTTGAGAATAATGTGCCCAAAAAGTGATGAAATCCAACGTGCTTGGCGATAATGTCGTCTACAGCACCAGGATGTCTCCAGTGCAGCGCTCGCAGCAGGTAAAGGTGATGTTCTCATAGCGAGTGTACGGGTGGAACCTGCCGATGCTCTTCTTGTTATTGCTCAGGAAGTTTGAGGGAGCCGAGTCACTTAGCGCCGACTCCGCCTGGTTTTCTGTGCAGGAGATTGGATCCAGTATCTTCAGCACCTACGACGCAAAAAAACAAGCTGAGCTtttgcctaaaaaaaaaaaacatgtcaaatgTGTCCCTACCTTCTCAGCCATCTTCTCGGCAGGTGTGCTGCAGAGTTGCTCAGACGCTGCGCTGTTGCTTCTCACCCCAATGCTGGTGTTCTTGCCCAACAGGTGAGAGTTGATGGTGTCTGCCAGCTTGTGATTGGCGGCTGCCAGCTCCCCTGTGCCGAGCGGCTGTGCGCTGGGGTAATACGTCTGCTGTCGGCCCCACTGCAGAGACACCAGCAGCTGCTCCAGAGATCTGCCGACGAAGAAGGTACGGCATCGAGTCAGTGGAATGGAGATGGAAAGGACTTTGTCAAGGCCAACGTCAGTGAAAAGTAGTATCCATGTGCACAGCGTACATTAGTGTAGAACTGCACTACATTGAGCGATGTTATTAATATAGTGACAACCTCATTTAGCTCCACTTTTGTACATGCCCAAGTTTTGATATATAGCAGGTTATAATACCGGTGGTCATacagcagagctgggcaaatattttgattcgggaggggccacattgagagaaaaaatgtgtctgagtgtgtgtatgcagtgtttcccataaactgccaagatacctgtggcggtgggggcctggctatgggcgtggtcacaatgacatcattgagtaatttgcataatttactacaatgatttgattttctctaaaaaggctcaaaaaatgtatacttactaattaataataacaattttgttttaaacgtccatccatccattttacaatataattacaacactttatgtacttatttatatacagatttgagcaataagttattcactgaaatgtatttattaattgtggttcttacaaaaaagatatcttataaaatataaaagctaaaatgtctcaaagctctgcccctttaattagtgcatactaaataatttaactttagcctactactacaaccatattatttaccagcaacataaagtgaaacagaggcagaggtgtcctgccacagtcagtaacaaataaacagaaaacagtagtggtggtagatagacatagagcttcatcaaacatctgatccactgaacaaagagctccaaaaatcttgaactttagactgccatcagttttactccctacacttaaccatgtgtttcctactgcctgcagactttgcacccattgttatatacacatgttgtgtttcttatataaatacatttaataaagtcaaatacaaataaggcaacaagagaagtatcctacacttctcttttgtaaagtaaatctgaacagccgatatgggcatctacatcaactatatgatttgcctgagaagctggagaggacaaaaaaaatattatttttaattttatttatttatttattttaaattttttatttgtggcggacgtaatgcttttgtggcgggccgccacaaataaatgaatgtgtgggaaaccctggtatgtgtgtataattaatacatacatatttagcTGAAAACatgtgctgtacagtatgtgtgtttgggtccctctttttcaggaacactaataccaaaagtcacaatgtccgatagaattctaaaaactgaccacctcaaaaaaacggaatggaattttacagttttttactgaatgggacacccagaatgtacatataaaataaaaaaggtgggaattaacaatatttactatgatcaataaaacactgaatattaacaacatatgaacatcgctcctcttttacttctcagaccagctcctccatagttgtgtatcattTTGTGGGgggggaggcgtggcctgcggacctgcagtgaagcggggtgtgccaggaccggctgcgagatcagcgacaggtgcgtagatggcccacctgggtctgtttgtctaatcacctgtcgctctgttaaaaggcagcagccggggaggagaggagttgttggagttggagcacgAGAGCGAAATTGACAGACACTGAAGACAATTGCTGAGAAGCACAACAGAGATTATTCTGGTTAAATAAAACTGTCTAAAAACCCTGAAAAGGAGCGGTGATGtcagtgattggtggtccgaggaacccgagGGAAGGAGTCGTCCACAATTTTgtgttgtgcttttcagcaattgtcttcaGTGTCTGTCAATCTCGCTCTCGCTtgtgctccaactccaacaactcctctcctccccggctgctgccttttaacagagcgacaggtgattagacaaacaGGCtctctacgcacctgtcgctgatctcgcagccggtcctggcacaccccgctttactgcaggtccgcaggccacgcccccccacacacacacatttacaatcaagcaaaacacaacacaaatgtaacaaacagcaacatatgaatgcaaagggtaacaaacacctacaatatgatatattatcagttttatgcagacatttgttgtaaaaatgtgattccgcatctgttcctgacacatgcgtttagAGCTGGCTGCTCttaaaacaaaccccgcccactctgctttgttcctggtctgagctgctgtgacttagaataTCGTAATAACTCGtgtaacactcaaaagcgcagatttcaaccatttaaatactttctatagttcaagacttacggtcatttcaaaacagcactgcacatcataatggcggctacagttttgatgttaaaggtctaaaaaaaattatgttgaaCGCCCGGTGGGCCGGAttaaaaatcttaatgggccacatgtggcccgcgggccgtattttgcccaggtctgtcataCAGTGTATATGTAAGAAGAAAATTAATCACTTTTGTTAAAGCAGGGGTGGCCCAACTTCGGctggcgtcttcaatttggcccgcgagacggcaCGAGTTCAACAACAAACTGGCCGGGAAGGGTGTTTGTATATTACATTTACAAAGCTGGAGGGTTTAATATGCGCTTTCACACTGCAACTGTCGATAAAATAATTATTCTGACCTCGCTACTTATTTTCCAGCATGTGCGGCTAGACAGATAggtaacagcatgaagaaacagaagctacgTTTTGTTTATgattaatatatattgatatttatgattgatatacatatacatacatacacatatatatacacatatatatatatatatatatacacacatatatatgtatatatatatacatatatatatatatatatatatatatatatatatatatatatatatatatatatgtatatatatatatatatatacacatatatatgctgaACTGTCaacttacagacacacacaaaagtcCCTTTTTATgctcataactatacatatacatatatatacatatatatatatatatatatatatatatatatatatatatatatatatacatacatacatacatacatatatctatatatacacatatatatgctgaACTGTCAACTTGCAGACACACACAAAAGTCCCTTTTTATGctcataactatatatatatatatatatatatatatatatatatatatatatatatatatatatatatatatatacacacatataaacagtatatactgtatatacagtatatacacagtatatatagatacagtatatacacatatataaacagtatatactgtatatacacagtatatatatatatatatatatatatatatatatatatatatatatatatatatatatatatatatatatatatatatatatatatatatatatatatatatatatatatacagtatatacacagtatatatttattgtaaataattcaatgtatatactctgatgattaacttgtgtgatgactgtattatgctgatagtacatatttgaacaagttgaaaaacttattcgggtgttatcatttagtggacaattgtacggaatatgtactgaactgtgcaatctactaataaaagtatcaatcaatcaatcaatatatattatatatatatatatatatatatatatatatatatatatatatatatatatatatatatatatatatatatatatatatatatatatatatgtgtatatatatatatatatatatatatatatatacatatatatatatatacacatatatatatatatatatatatatatatatatatatatatatatatatatatatatatatatatatatatatatatatatatatatatatatatatatatgtgtgttttagagGGCTTCATAGGCGGAATAAGTGAATCATTGCGCCTTGTGGTAGCAgttatttttttactatctagaaggcacagaaaagggaaagattTGTGTTCTTCTCTCACTTAGGGTTGATGATAGTGggcaaaattaaaaatgaatatattGCCCAGCAATTTGCAACATTAAGATTGCACAAATTAACGCAAATTCAACCATTCCATGCAATTATGCTCAGCCCCAAAACTTTTTCCAATTATAGACACTTAtattgccatctagtgtctacttttagtcTGTATTGTGTACAATGAGTATACAATAGAATTTCCAATTGTGTTGCAATCCTCTGCTTTTTAAAGGTCAAGATTacaagcaacattttaaaaaaacattgataacaaatttaTGAAATCACAAGATaattcaatgttattgaaaaaaactagcctcaaaacattgaacttgtgttgcaactttctgaaaaagctgccgcaaattcagtcattttaggcctggacaatcacaaaaaaagcctgCAAATTCCTGGAGGGAATGATTATGAAATACATATCTAAAATCATCAAGGAATGGAGGGTGCACCTTGGGATTAAGTATGATTGTGTACGATCTTGAATTTCTTTACTCAAGCCATTAAGTGTGTGGTGGGGCCCGCAGAATGAACGTTACCTGTGAGTGAGCACCATTTCTCTCGAGTACTCTTCTCGCTCTAACAAAAGGTCTTGAATGGCTCCTTGTGCCTCCCTGGTCTGGCGCTGCAGAGCCGCTCTGGCATTTGTCAGCTCCTCCGCCATCACTCTGTGGACACAATGAAGCCCCGTGTTCGTTCAGCAGGCAATTATGGCGTTCTGTATTGTGTCCAAGATTTCTGACTGATTGGATCAAAAACAAGAATTACGGTAACAAAAAATGCTCAGTATTGAGTGTAATCTTAACAGATTCCCCTCGACACTGCAAGCTACAACCACCATAATAAAAATGGCACGAGCCTTGTCAATTAAAACTGAGTGTTATCACAACGGTATTGAATGTCATTAGAATGTAGGAAAAAGAGTAATATTAATATTCCTGAGGGCAAAATTGCAGTTGATGTTGCTGTAAAAACAGACATACgcttaaactaacaccctccccggattgctaataatcaaatgtaaacaatcaaatgcagatactttttctttttctcatgCCTTctaaactctctctctctctctctctctctctctctctatgtccactacttgatgtccatatcccccccccatccccccctccacacccctgattgtaaataatgtaaataattaaatgtgattatcttgt from Entelurus aequoreus isolate RoL-2023_Sb linkage group LG02, RoL_Eaeq_v1.1, whole genome shotgun sequence includes:
- the trmt10c gene encoding tRNA methyltransferase 10 homolog C, with product MLRHLVSTSCLYKVWKSTNYVLSRVITQGATRVSPLLGACHPHYALCRPSSTESPQKQDDLDLDKWKSVMKSQACAAEKEDEEDASDDEQTDGDGPNNSLEATREMVALWRLSNRRVPQEMTDEQLTELAKLTTKSARKTFLKFLVIKEGHKKARKEKQQQKAEAREASLKQKLEQDGEEKECRNTFLLQFWSRSLDRFLGWRSVQAMRFNQPLVLDMSYESSMSRREIVNTVSQLMELEGWNRRDNEPYHLHFCNLQPDGAYMAELVKRYGASTWERLLITSTDRQAVDLFPADRLVYLTADSPNVLRKFDHSKVYIVGGLVDRSILSGVSLANAKRQKLATARLPLDEFLNWEMGAKNLTLDQMIRIMLTIKETGKWEEALKFVPKRKHTTDLASGENGNRSVQPKGQMSKNTFRREELGTFKSQRKPGVSWTDKARIGEKSAEPRVRMSLKSSMEARREGRSKLWWEDS
- the txnl4b gene encoding thioredoxin-like protein 4B, which codes for MRHAVHTELLRRCTCTRLHFPGSPASLKLKMSLFLPKLTCKKDIDDVIKEVAEKVLVLRFGRDEDSVCLQLDEILSKTAHDLSNMASIYIVDVDKAPVYTRYFDISYIPSTVFFFNGQHMKVDYGSPDHTKFVGSFKTKQDFMDLIEVIYRGAMRGKMIVQSPIDPQNIPKYDLLYHGI